One segment of Chionomys nivalis chromosome 1, mChiNiv1.1, whole genome shotgun sequence DNA contains the following:
- the LOC130884857 gene encoding taste receptor type 2 member 104-like — MLGEAEGMLLFVATSEAVLGVLGNIFIALVNCTEYSKNKKLSKIGFILTGLATSRICLIWIITFDTYTKLFSIHTLTYFNLYECINYLWIIMNHLSVWFASSLSIFYFLKIAKFSHYIFIWLKRRNDNVFTFLIGCLFVSLFIAIAQFVKMVNDIKMQYRNISMYVHLEENELLINHVYFQFGILFFFMIAVIASLLLIISLWRHNKLMKLNGSGFRDLNTEAHMKAMKVLISFIILLILYFVGLVLEVLCFIWQEGKLLIIFGVIIILMYPCCHSFILILANNQLKKVSLKLLKQLKCYDKEELWDT; from the coding sequence ATGCTGGGTGAAGCAGAAGGCATGCTTCTTTTTGTTGCCACTAGTGAGGCGGTGTTGGGAGTTTTAGGGAACATATTCATTGCACTTGTGAACTGCACAGAGTATTCCAAGAACAAGAAGCTCTCTAAGATTGGCTTCATTCTCACTGGCTTGGCAACTTCCAGGATTTGTCTCATATGGATAATAACTTTTGACACATATACAAAGTTATTCTCTATACATACACTTACCTATTTCAACCTTTATGAATGCATCAATTACCTATGGATAATTATGAATCACCTGAGTGTCTGGTTTGCCTCCAGCCTCAGCATCTTCTATTTCCTGAAGATAGCAAAATTTTCTCACTATATATTTATCTGGCTGAAGAGGAGAAATGACaatgtttttacttttctgataGGATGCCTGTTTGTCTCATTGTTTATTGCTATTGCACAATTTGTGAAGATGGTTAATGATATCAAAATGCAATACAGAAACATCTCCATGTATGTTCACCTAGAGGAAAATGAATTACTTATTAACCATGTCTATTTTCAATTTGGaatccttttcttctttatgaTAGCTGTCATTGCAAGTCTCCTGTTAATAATTTCTCTTTGGAGACACAACAAGCTGATGAAATTAAATGGCTCAGGATTTCGAGACCTCAACACAGAAGCTCATATGAAAGCCatgaaagttttaatttcttttatcattCTCCTTATCTTGTATTTTGTAGGTTTGGTCTTAGAAGTATTGTGCTTTATTTGGCAAGAAGGCAAACTACTAATAATTTTTGGTGTGATAATTATACTCATGTATCCATGCTGCCATTCTTTTATTCTAATTCTAGCAAACAACCAGCTGAAGAAAGTCTCTTTGAAGTTACTGAAGCAATTAAAGTGCTATGACAAAGAAGAACTCTGGGACACATAA